GATCGGCGCCCGGTCGTAGCTGGCCATGAGGCGCTCGAGATCGCGATAGACCGGGCTGGAGACGGGCACCCGCTCCTGGGGAAGGTAGCGGGCGAACGCCGTCCCGGGCGCGAAGGTCAGCGCCGCCGCGACCGCCGCCGCACCGAGAATCGCCCGTCCCTGGCCCACGCGTCCCATGGCGGGACAGAGTAGCCGCGGCCCCGCCGGGTGTCCACGCGGGAAGGGGGTTGCGGTCGCCCCGGCCGGGTGTAGACTTTCGGCCTACCGCCGATCCAAGGGAAGCCGACCATGCCAACGCTCGAAACGTATCGTTCCGGCGACCGCGCCGCATTGCTCGCGATTTTCGACGGGAACACGCCCCGCTTCTTCGACGCTCACGAACGGGAATCGTTCGTGGCGTTCCTGGACCGTCCTCAAGGCGACTTTCGCGTGCTGCGCGATGACGAGCGGACGATCATCGGCTGCGGCGGGGTCATGGTCGACGACGAGGGAACGGCGAGCCTGGTCTGGGGGATGATCGCGCCGCCGCACCAGGGAACGGGGTTCGGCTGGTGGATGGCGCTGGAACGGCTCTCCTGGATCGCGGCGATGCCGGAGGCGCGGCGCGTGATCCTGGACACGAGTCAGGAGACGGCCGGGTTCTACGTCAAGCTGGGGTTCCGGACGGTGTCGGTGCTGCCCGACGGCTACGGACCGGGCCTCCACCGCCACGACCTCGAGCTGCCGGTGGACGACGCGTTTCGGAAGCGGTTCGGGACGGGCGCCACCCACGGACGCCACGAGCGGCCTTTCCGCGAAGCTACTCTTCCCGAGCCTCGCTCCACGCACGCCTGAGATCGCCGCGGCGCATCCGCGCCGCGCGCTCCAGGTGCCCCATCGCGCTTCCCACCGAGAGCGTCAGCTCGCGATCGCGCGCGGGCACCGACCTCGCGTACTTCCGCAGGCGGCGCAGGAGCATGACCGCGTCCTGGTGCTCTCCGAGGAAGTCTTGGAGCCCGGCGAGCCGCTTGGCGCGGCGCGACGACCTGGGCCCGCCCGTGTCGCCGAAATACTCGTGCGCGTAGCGCGCCCGCTTGGCGGCGATGCGG
Above is a genomic segment from Candidatus Binatia bacterium containing:
- a CDS encoding GNAT family N-acetyltransferase encodes the protein MPTLETYRSGDRAALLAIFDGNTPRFFDAHERESFVAFLDRPQGDFRVLRDDERTIIGCGGVMVDDEGTASLVWGMIAPPHQGTGFGWWMALERLSWIAAMPEARRVILDTSQETAGFYVKLGFRTVSVLPDGYGPGLHRHDLELPVDDAFRKRFGTGATHGRHERPFREATLPEPRSTHA